The following are from one region of the Biomphalaria glabrata chromosome 4, xgBioGlab47.1, whole genome shotgun sequence genome:
- the LOC129925853 gene encoding very low-density lipoprotein receptor-like, whose protein sequence is MFFRVCVLSLLVFVVVSAEKKQRQALCLSNDFKCTNGMCIDATWKCDAEEDCSDGADEAGCPTDCSGPNMFKCANTKCIPAQYKCDNDDDCGDKTDEANCPAG, encoded by the exons atgttttttcgaGTTTGTGTGTTGTCTCTGCTTGTATTTGTAGTTGTCAGTGCAGAGAAAAAACAGAGACAAG CCTTATGTTTATCGAACGACTTCAAGTGCACTAATGGAATGTGTATCGACGCAACTTGGAAATGTGACGCTGAGGAAGATTGTTCAGATGGTGCTGATGAAGCAGGCTGTC CCACTGATTGTTCCGGCCCTAACATGTTCAAATGTGCCAACACTAAATGTATTCCAGCCCAGTACAAGTGCGATAACGACGATGATTGCGGAGATAAAACTGATGAAGCTAACTGTC CTGCAGGCTAA